ATTCCGCGCCGAGCGCCAGGCGGGCCACCACCAGTGCGGCCGTCCACGCCGCGAGATACCAGAACACCGGTCGACACAGTCGCTGCGCACGGGTGAACAGCCACGAGCCCCACGCGGTGCCGGCGTGCCAACCGTAGGCGCCGGCAGCTCCGCCGGCCAGGAAGAACAGCGGCATGACCTGGACCACCCAGGTGACCGGGGCGATCGCCGGCAGCGCGCCGAGCAGGTTCCCGATGTGCACCCCGTCGGAGTCGATCGTGGCCAGCAGCAGCGCGCAGTGCCCGAACATGACGACGATCAGAGCGGTCAGTCGCGCGACGTCGACGGCTCGGTCGCGTTGGCGGGTGGCGGCGTCGGACAGCCCGGTGGGCATGAAAGCGGCGAGAGGCATTGGACCAGCATGCCCAAAATCGGGCGGCGCCAATTGAGTAGTCCTACCCGAAGCCGGCGTCGCGCAACGCCCGGGCCATCGAATTCGACCCGCCTCCCGGCTGCGCATCGCGGCGCCGCGGGCTGCCCGTCTGCTGCGAACCGCGGCGCTGACGCGCGGGGTCACGGTCGCCGCGAGCGGGTGGGCGATCGGCGCGCCGGTCCCGCTGCGGATCGTCGTTGAGGCGCAGGCTCAATCCGATCCGCTGGCGTTCGACGTCGACCTCCATCACCTTCACCCGGACCACCTGGCCGGAGCGGACGACCTCGTGCGGGTCGGAGACGTAGCGTTCGGCCATCGCCGATACGTGGACGAGGCCATCCTGGTGGACTCCGACGTCGACGAAAGCACCGAATGCGGCCACGTTGGTCACCACGCCTTCCAGGACCATTCCAGGCTTGAGGTCGGCGATCTTCTCGACGCCGGCCGCAAATTTCGCAGAGCTGAACGCCGGACGAGGATCACGGCCGGGTTTCTCCAGTTCGGCGATGATGTCGGTCACGGTCGGGATGCCGAAGCGGTCGTCGGCGAAATCGGCCGGGCGAAGTTTGCGCAACGCCCGCTCGTCGCCGATGATCTCGGCCAGGGCCATCCCGGAGCGGTCCAGGATGCGCCGGACAACCGGGTACGCCTCGGGGTGGACGCCGGAGGCGTCCAGTGGGTCGTCGCCGCCGCGGATGCGCAGGAAGCCCGCACATTGCTCGAAAGCCTTGGGGCCCAATCGCGGAACGGCCAGCAGTGCCCGGCGGTTGGGGAACGGACCGGTTTGGTCGCGGTGGGCCACGATGGCCTCGGCCAGGGATTCGGAGATACCGGACACGCGCGCCAGCAGCGGCACGGATGCGGTGTTCAGGTCGACGCCCACGCCGTTCACCGCGTCCTCGACCACCGCGTCCAGGCTTCGGGCCAGGATGCCGGGGGTGACGTCGTGTTGGTACTGCCCGACCCCGATCGACTTGGGCTCGATCTTCACCAGTTCGGCCAGCGGGTCCTGCAGGCGCCGCGCGATGGACACCGCGCCGCGCAGTGTCACGTCCAGTTCCGGTAGCTCGTGCGCGGCGTAGGCCGATGCCGAGTAGACCGACGCTCCCGCCTCGCTGACCATCGCCTTCACCGGGACCCTGGGCGCGCTGCCGGCGGCGCGGATATCGGCGATCAGCTCGTTCGCCAGCGCGTCGGTCTCGCGTGAAGCGGTTCCGTTGCCGACGGCGATCAATTCGACGCCGTGCCGCAGCACCAGTGCGGCCAGCGTCGCCTTGGCCGAATCCCATTGCCGCTGAGGCTGATGCGGATAGACGGCGCAGGTGTCGAGGACTTTGCCGGTGCCGTCCACCACGGCCACTTTCACACCGGTGCGGAAGCCGGGGTCCAGACCCAGGGTGGTGCGGGCGCCGGCCGGCGCGGCCAGTAGCAGGTCTTTGAGGTTTCGGGCGAACACGGCCACCGCGTCGGCTTCAGCGCGTTGGCGCAGGCGCATGCGGGCGTCGACGGACGCCGAGAACATCAGTCTGGTGCGCCATGCGAAGCTCACCGTGTCCGCCAGCCAGCGCGTGGCGGGCGCCGCCGAAGCCAGGTTCACACCCAGCGTGCGCGCGATCATCGCCTCGTATTCGTCGTCCTGGCCGCCGTCGAAGGTGAACGACAGGGCTTTCTCCTTTTCGCCGCGCAACACCGCGAGAACCCGGTGCGACGGCATCTTCTGGACCGCTTCGGCGAAGTCGAAATAGTCGCGAAACTTCTGCGCCTCAGCACTTTTCGCGGATTCCTCGGACCAGGGGGCGGTGCGCAGCGTGGCTCGTGACCAAAATGTCTCGCGGATGGCGCCGACCAGTTCGGCGTCCTCGGCCACCCGTTCTACGAGGATGTGCCGGGCACCTTCCAGCGCGGCGGCGGCGTCGGCGACGTCCGGGAACTCGCTGCCGACGAAATCCGTCGCAGCGGTTTCGGGGTTCAGGGTCGGGTCGGCCAGCAGTAGCTCGGCCAGCGGCTGCAGACCCGCTTCTCTGGCGATCTGCGCCTTCGTTCGCCGCTTGGGCTTGTACGGCAGGTAGATGTCCTCGACGCGGGCTTTGGTGTCGGCGGCCAGCAGCGCGGCCTTCAGCGAGTCGGTGAGCTTGCCCTGCTCCTCGATCGAGGCCAGCACCGCCGCCCGGCGTTCGTCGAGTTCGCGCACGTAGCGCAACCTCTCCTCGAGGGTGCGCAACTGCCCGTCGTCCAGACTGCCGGTGGCCTCT
The nucleotide sequence above comes from Mycobacterium kiyosense. Encoded proteins:
- a CDS encoding RNA-binding transcriptional accessory protein, with translation MTQTAAIKSVNARLAAELAIGQAQVDAAVRLLDEGATVPFIARYRKEATGSLDDGQLRTLEERLRYVRELDERRAAVLASIEEQGKLTDSLKAALLAADTKARVEDIYLPYKPKRRTKAQIAREAGLQPLAELLLADPTLNPETAATDFVGSEFPDVADAAAALEGARHILVERVAEDAELVGAIRETFWSRATLRTAPWSEESAKSAEAQKFRDYFDFAEAVQKMPSHRVLAVLRGEKEKALSFTFDGGQDDEYEAMIARTLGVNLASAAPATRWLADTVSFAWRTRLMFSASVDARMRLRQRAEADAVAVFARNLKDLLLAAPAGARTTLGLDPGFRTGVKVAVVDGTGKVLDTCAVYPHQPQRQWDSAKATLAALVLRHGVELIAVGNGTASRETDALANELIADIRAAGSAPRVPVKAMVSEAGASVYSASAYAAHELPELDVTLRGAVSIARRLQDPLAELVKIEPKSIGVGQYQHDVTPGILARSLDAVVEDAVNGVGVDLNTASVPLLARVSGISESLAEAIVAHRDQTGPFPNRRALLAVPRLGPKAFEQCAGFLRIRGGDDPLDASGVHPEAYPVVRRILDRSGMALAEIIGDERALRKLRPADFADDRFGIPTVTDIIAELEKPGRDPRPAFSSAKFAAGVEKIADLKPGMVLEGVVTNVAAFGAFVDVGVHQDGLVHVSAMAERYVSDPHEVVRSGQVVRVKVMEVDVERQRIGLSLRLNDDPQRDRRADRPPARGDRDPARQRRGSQQTGSPRRRDAQPGGGSNSMARALRDAGFG